The Agromyces marinus genome window below encodes:
- a CDS encoding acetylornithine transaminase, which translates to MMRTLGMPLAKLERGEGAWVFDDEGTRYLDFLAGIAVNSLGHAHPVFVDAVSTQAARLAHVSNYFATQPALDLADRLTRLAGAGERGRVWFGNSGAEANEAAFKLARLNNSGGARTRVLALVDAFHGRTMGSLALTGKPAMRDAFEPLPGGVTHLPSTIEALEGALDDSVAALVLEPVKGEAGVLELPDGYLQAARELTRRHGALLIIDEVQTGAGRTGEWFAFQHAGIVPDAITVAKGIGGGIPIGGLITFDGASELYAKGQHGSTFGGNPLATAVADAVLAEIERADLVGNAERRGAELRDRIDRIGSPLVAGTRGLGLLAGVALTEPVAAQVSAAALEAGLIVNAANDSTIRLAPPLIIGDTELDVFEERFAGALATVAASL; encoded by the coding sequence ATGATGCGCACGCTCGGGATGCCGCTCGCGAAGCTGGAGCGCGGCGAGGGCGCCTGGGTCTTCGACGACGAGGGCACCCGCTACCTCGACTTCCTCGCGGGGATCGCGGTGAACTCGCTCGGCCACGCCCACCCCGTCTTCGTCGACGCCGTGTCGACGCAGGCGGCGAGGCTCGCGCACGTGTCGAACTACTTCGCGACCCAGCCCGCGCTCGATCTCGCCGACCGGCTGACCCGGCTCGCGGGTGCGGGCGAGCGGGGCCGCGTCTGGTTCGGCAACTCGGGCGCGGAGGCGAACGAGGCGGCGTTCAAGCTCGCACGGCTGAACAACTCCGGCGGGGCCCGGACCCGCGTGCTCGCACTCGTCGACGCGTTCCACGGGCGCACGATGGGCTCGCTCGCGCTGACCGGCAAGCCAGCGATGCGCGATGCGTTCGAGCCGTTGCCGGGCGGCGTCACGCACCTGCCCTCGACGATCGAGGCGCTCGAGGGCGCGCTCGACGACTCGGTCGCCGCCCTCGTCCTCGAACCCGTCAAGGGCGAGGCGGGTGTACTCGAACTGCCCGACGGCTACCTCCAGGCGGCCCGCGAGCTCACGCGACGACACGGCGCGCTGCTCATCATCGACGAGGTGCAGACCGGGGCCGGTCGCACGGGCGAGTGGTTCGCCTTCCAGCACGCCGGCATCGTGCCCGACGCGATCACGGTCGCCAAGGGCATCGGCGGCGGCATCCCGATCGGCGGCCTGATCACGTTCGACGGCGCATCCGAGCTGTACGCCAAGGGCCAGCACGGCTCGACCTTCGGCGGCAATCCGCTGGCGACCGCGGTCGCCGACGCCGTGCTCGCCGAGATCGAGCGCGCCGACCTCGTCGGCAACGCCGAGCGCCGCGGTGCCGAGCTCCGCGATCGCATCGACCGGATCGGGTCGCCGCTCGTCGCCGGCACGCGCGGACTGGGCCTGCTCGCGGGCGTCGCGCTCACCGAGCCCGTTGCGGCGCAGGTGTCGGCGGCCGCGCTCGAGGCCGGCCTCATCGTCAACGCCGCGAACGACTCCACGATCCGGCTCGCGCCGCCGCTCATCATCGGCGACACCGAACTCGACGTGTTCGAGGAGCGCTTCGCCGGCGCCCTCGCAACCGTCGCCGCGTCCCTCTGA
- the argF gene encoding ornithine carbamoyltransferase → MTRHFLRDDDITPAEQAEILDLAERLKADRWSETPLAGPQTVAVIFDKSSTRTRVSFAVGIADLGGSPLIISTANSQLGGKETPSDTARVLERMVSAIVWRTYAQAGLDEMASGTSVPVVNALSDDFHPCQLLADLLTIREHKGDLAGLTVTFLGDGASNMAQSYVLAGATAGMHVRIASPEEFAPAASVVADGDRIAAATGGSVTLYTDAAEAAAGADVIVTDTWVSMGKEDEKAHRVATFGGYKVDAELMSLAKPDAVFMHCLPADRGYEVEADVIDGEQSIIWDEAENRLHAQKALLVWLLARKDA, encoded by the coding sequence ATGACCCGCCACTTCCTCCGGGACGATGACATCACGCCCGCCGAGCAGGCCGAGATCCTCGACCTCGCGGAACGCCTCAAGGCCGACCGCTGGTCCGAGACGCCGCTCGCCGGACCGCAGACCGTCGCCGTCATCTTCGACAAGTCCTCGACGCGCACGCGCGTCTCGTTCGCGGTCGGCATCGCCGACCTCGGCGGCTCGCCCCTGATCATCTCGACCGCCAACAGCCAGCTCGGCGGCAAGGAGACCCCGTCCGACACGGCACGCGTGCTCGAGCGGATGGTGTCGGCGATCGTCTGGCGCACCTACGCGCAGGCGGGCCTCGACGAGATGGCCTCCGGAACGAGCGTGCCCGTCGTCAACGCGCTCTCCGACGACTTCCACCCCTGCCAGCTGCTCGCCGACCTGCTCACGATCCGCGAGCACAAGGGCGACCTGGCCGGCCTCACGGTCACGTTCCTCGGCGACGGGGCATCGAACATGGCCCAGTCGTACGTGCTCGCCGGGGCGACCGCGGGCATGCACGTGCGGATCGCGTCGCCCGAGGAGTTCGCCCCCGCGGCATCCGTCGTCGCCGACGGCGACCGCATCGCGGCGGCGACCGGGGGATCGGTCACGCTGTACACCGACGCGGCCGAAGCCGCCGCGGGCGCCGACGTGATCGTCACCGACACGTGGGTGTCGATGGGCAAGGAGGACGAGAAGGCGCACCGCGTGGCGACGTTCGGCGGGTACAAGGTCGACGCCGAACTGATGTCGCTCGCGAAGCCCGACGCCGTGTTCATGCACTGCCTGCCCGCCGATCGCGGGTACGAGGTCGAGGCCGACGTCATCGACGGGGAGCAGTCGATCATCTGGGACGAAGCGGAGAACCGCCTGCACGCGCAGAAAGCGCTGCTCGTGTGGCTCCTGGCGCGGAAGGACGCGTGA
- the argH gene encoding argininosuccinate lyase: protein MAEQHGTNEGSLWGARFAGGPSPELQRLSKSTHFDWQLAAYDLAGSRAHARALAAAGYLEADELTRMLAGIDAIEARVVTGELVAAEGDEDVHGALEAALIAELGPELGGKLRAGRSRNDQIATLVRLYLKDHAATIARQLVHLIDALAAQAEAHRTAIMPGRTHLQHAQPVLLAHHLLAHAWALSRDVERLVDWMKRADVSPYGGGALAGSTLGLDAASVARDLGLASPAENSIDGTASRDVVAEFAFVAAMVGIDLSRISEEIILWNTREFGFVTLDDAYSTGSSIMPQKKNPDIAELARGKSGRLIGNLTGLLATLKALPLAYNRDLQEDKEPVFDSVETLEVLLPAFTGMVATLTFHTERMAELAPAGFSLATDVAEWLVKRKVPFRDAHEITGSLVRYAEEHGLELHEVDDAALADVSSHLVPEVREVLTIEGSVASRDGIGGTAPASVGAQFAALADRVRHLVQSLPGAD from the coding sequence ATGGCCGAGCAGCACGGAACCAACGAGGGCTCGCTCTGGGGCGCCCGGTTCGCCGGCGGTCCGTCTCCCGAACTGCAGCGGCTGTCGAAGTCGACCCATTTCGACTGGCAGCTCGCGGCGTACGACCTCGCCGGGTCGCGCGCGCACGCGCGCGCGCTCGCCGCGGCGGGCTACCTCGAGGCCGACGAGCTCACGCGCATGCTCGCGGGCATCGACGCGATCGAGGCGCGCGTGGTCACGGGCGAGCTCGTCGCGGCGGAGGGCGATGAAGACGTGCACGGCGCGCTCGAGGCGGCGCTCATCGCCGAGCTCGGGCCCGAGCTCGGCGGGAAGCTCCGCGCGGGCCGCAGCCGCAACGACCAGATCGCGACGCTCGTGCGCCTGTACCTGAAGGATCACGCCGCCACGATCGCGCGACAGCTCGTGCACCTGATCGACGCGCTCGCGGCGCAGGCCGAGGCGCACCGCACCGCGATCATGCCCGGACGAACCCACCTCCAGCACGCCCAGCCCGTGCTGCTCGCGCACCACCTGCTCGCGCACGCGTGGGCGCTCTCGCGCGACGTCGAGCGCCTCGTCGATTGGATGAAGCGCGCGGACGTCTCGCCGTACGGCGGCGGCGCCCTCGCGGGGTCGACGCTCGGCCTCGACGCGGCATCCGTCGCGCGCGACCTCGGGCTCGCGAGCCCGGCCGAGAACTCGATCGACGGCACCGCGAGCCGCGACGTCGTCGCGGAGTTCGCATTCGTCGCCGCGATGGTCGGCATCGACCTCTCCCGCATCTCGGAGGAGATCATCCTCTGGAACACGCGCGAGTTCGGCTTCGTCACGCTCGACGACGCGTACTCGACGGGCTCGTCGATCATGCCGCAGAAGAAGAACCCGGACATCGCCGAGCTCGCCCGCGGCAAGTCGGGTCGCCTGATCGGCAACCTCACGGGCCTGCTCGCGACGCTCAAGGCGCTGCCGCTGGCCTACAACCGCGACCTCCAGGAGGACAAGGAGCCCGTCTTCGACTCGGTCGAGACCCTCGAGGTGCTCCTGCCCGCGTTCACGGGCATGGTCGCGACGCTCACGTTCCACACCGAGCGGATGGCCGAGCTCGCGCCGGCCGGGTTCTCGCTCGCGACGGATGTCGCCGAGTGGCTCGTCAAGCGCAAGGTGCCGTTCCGCGACGCACACGAGATCACCGGCTCGCTCGTGCGGTACGCCGAGGAGCACGGGCTCGAGCTGCACGAGGTCGACGACGCGGCGCTCGCCGACGTCTCCTCCCACCTGGTCCCCGAGGTCCGCGAGGTGCTCACGATCGAGGGGTCGGTGGCCAGCCGCGACGGCATCGGGGGAACCGCTCCGGCGAGCGTCGGCGCGCAGTTCGCCGCGCTCGCCGACCGGGTGCGCCACCTGGTGCAGTCGCTTCCCGGAGCGGATTGA
- a CDS encoding DNA-3-methyladenine glycosylase — protein sequence MSDSGLVAPGREWFARDPVELAPRLLGAVLGYDAPDGRVAVRVVEVEAYRGVGVDPGSHAFRGRTRRNEVMFGEGGHLYAYFTYGMHVCLNVVADATGTSGGVLLRGGAIVDGLGLARARRPGASDGDLARGPARLAKALGVPLAANGSDLLAPPFSLRVPRSPLEHASGPRTGISGAGGASSFPWRFWLPGESGVSPYRRHPKSH from the coding sequence TTGAGCGACTCGGGTCTGGTCGCACCCGGACGCGAGTGGTTCGCGCGCGACCCCGTCGAACTCGCTCCGAGGCTGCTGGGCGCCGTGCTGGGGTACGACGCTCCGGATGGGCGCGTCGCCGTCAGGGTCGTCGAGGTCGAGGCGTACCGGGGCGTCGGCGTCGACCCCGGCTCGCACGCGTTCCGGGGTCGGACCCGCCGCAACGAGGTCATGTTCGGCGAGGGCGGGCACCTGTACGCCTACTTCACGTACGGCATGCACGTGTGCCTGAACGTCGTCGCGGATGCGACCGGGACCTCCGGGGGAGTGCTGCTGCGCGGCGGCGCGATCGTCGACGGCCTCGGGCTCGCCCGCGCACGACGCCCGGGCGCGTCGGACGGGGATCTGGCGCGTGGGCCGGCGCGCCTGGCGAAGGCCCTCGGGGTGCCGCTCGCGGCGAACGGGTCGGACCTGCTCGCGCCGCCGTTCTCGTTGCGGGTGCCCCGCTCGCCGCTCGAGCACGCGTCGGGCCCGCGCACCGGGATCAGCGGCGCCGGCGGCGCGAGCTCGTTCCCGTGGCGGTTCTGGCTCCCGGGCGAGTCGGGGGTGTCGCCGTACCGGCGGCATCCCAAGTCGCACTGA
- a CDS encoding DNA-binding protein: protein MYVITADQVDSRTDVDRSASTRDRLQRRFGDRLRLPVDQTAGDELQLLTADAECAIDVVLDLARDGHWSIGLGVGEVREPLPDAVRLASGTAFFAARDAVEAAKRADARFALRAGEATGPVNPPPDAASTPAPARSPSLEPAEVEALVRLLLLIRARRTPQGWEAVDLVRDGGSQKDAAARLGISDAAVSQRLKTALWAAEADAHPTLVRLVADLGSRFDAGGSAGSDTGHPAEPDDGGAR from the coding sequence GTGTACGTCATCACCGCCGACCAGGTCGACAGCCGGACCGACGTCGACCGATCCGCATCCACGCGCGACCGCCTGCAGCGCCGGTTCGGCGACCGCCTCCGACTGCCCGTCGACCAGACCGCCGGCGACGAACTGCAGCTGCTCACCGCCGACGCCGAGTGCGCGATCGACGTGGTACTCGACCTCGCGCGCGACGGCCACTGGAGCATCGGTCTCGGCGTCGGCGAGGTCCGCGAGCCGCTCCCCGACGCGGTGCGACTCGCCAGCGGCACCGCGTTCTTCGCCGCGCGCGACGCCGTGGAGGCGGCCAAGCGCGCCGACGCGAGGTTCGCGCTGCGCGCGGGCGAGGCGACCGGCCCGGTGAACCCGCCGCCGGACGCGGCATCCACCCCGGCCCCGGCCCGATCCCCGTCGCTCGAACCCGCCGAGGTCGAGGCGCTCGTGCGCCTGCTGCTGCTGATCCGGGCCCGGCGCACCCCCCAGGGGTGGGAGGCCGTCGACCTCGTGCGCGACGGCGGAAGCCAGAAGGATGCCGCGGCCCGCCTGGGCATCTCCGACGCCGCGGTGAGCCAGCGCCTGAAGACCGCGCTCTGGGCCGCGGAGGCCGACGCGCACCCGACGCTCGTGCGCCTCGTCGCGGACCTCGGCTCCCGCTTCGATGCCGGCGGATCGGCGGGATCCGACACGGGGCACCCGGCGGAGCCCGACGACGGTGGTGCTCGGTAG
- the tyrS gene encoding tyrosine--tRNA ligase translates to MSDPAILATQQNDPSFDDVWEELRWRGLVHVSTDEASLKELLAGEPITYYCGFDPTAPSLHLGNLVQILTLRRIQLAGHRPLGLVGGSTGLIGDPRPTAERTLNTKETVADWVGRLETQVRRFLSAEGENAVRMVNNLDWTAGLSAIDFLRDVGKHYRVGTMLKKDAVASRLNSDAGISYTEFSYQILQGFDYLELFRHYDCVLQTGGSDQWGNLTSGTDLIHRVEGRHVHAIGTPLITNSDGTKFGKSEGNAIWLDADMCSPYRFYQFWLNTDDADVIARLKVFTFLGRERIEELAARVADEPFRREAQKVLAHEVTTLVHGPDATAAVIAASEALFGRGELEGLDHATLEAALRELPHTETTADATVVQLLVDTGLVSSLSDARRAIAQGGVSIDNARVDDDAATIGDRTAGGGMAVLRRGKKTLAGVFVR, encoded by the coding sequence GTGTCCGACCCCGCCATCCTCGCAACCCAGCAGAACGACCCCTCGTTCGACGACGTCTGGGAGGAGCTCCGCTGGCGCGGGCTCGTCCACGTGTCGACCGACGAGGCGTCCCTGAAGGAACTGCTCGCGGGCGAGCCGATCACGTACTACTGCGGGTTCGACCCGACCGCGCCGAGCCTGCACCTCGGCAATCTCGTGCAGATCCTCACGCTCCGCCGCATCCAGCTGGCCGGTCACCGGCCGCTCGGGCTCGTCGGCGGCTCGACGGGCCTCATCGGCGACCCCCGCCCGACCGCGGAGCGCACCCTGAACACGAAGGAGACGGTCGCCGACTGGGTCGGCCGCCTCGAGACGCAGGTCAGGCGCTTCCTCTCCGCCGAGGGCGAGAACGCCGTCCGCATGGTCAACAACCTCGATTGGACCGCCGGTCTCTCGGCGATCGACTTCCTGCGCGACGTCGGCAAGCACTACCGCGTCGGCACGATGCTGAAGAAGGATGCCGTCGCGTCGCGCCTGAACTCCGACGCCGGTATCAGCTACACCGAGTTCAGCTACCAGATCCTGCAGGGCTTCGACTACCTCGAGCTCTTCCGTCACTACGACTGCGTGCTGCAGACCGGCGGCAGCGACCAGTGGGGCAACCTCACGAGCGGCACCGACCTGATCCACCGCGTCGAGGGCCGGCACGTGCACGCGATCGGCACGCCGCTGATCACGAACTCCGACGGCACGAAGTTCGGCAAGAGCGAGGGCAACGCCATCTGGCTCGATGCCGACATGTGCAGCCCCTACCGCTTCTACCAGTTCTGGCTCAACACCGACGACGCCGACGTGATCGCTCGCCTCAAGGTGTTCACGTTCCTCGGCCGCGAGCGCATCGAGGAACTCGCGGCCAGGGTCGCCGACGAGCCGTTCCGGCGCGAGGCGCAGAAGGTCCTCGCGCACGAGGTCACGACGCTCGTGCACGGTCCGGATGCCACGGCCGCCGTCATCGCGGCATCCGAGGCGCTCTTCGGCCGCGGCGAACTCGAGGGCCTCGACCACGCGACGCTCGAAGCGGCATTGCGCGAGCTTCCCCACACCGAGACCACGGCGGATGCCACGGTCGTGCAACTGCTGGTCGACACCGGACTCGTCTCGAGCCTGAGCGATGCCAGGAGGGCGATCGCGCAGGGCGGGGTGTCGATCGACAACGCCCGCGTCGACGACGATGCCGCGACGATCGGCGATCGCACGGCGGGCGGCGGCATGGCGGTCCTGCGCCGCGGCAAGAAGACGCTCGCGGGCGTGTTCGTCCGATAG
- a CDS encoding CoA transferase, with the protein MTRESAADGLLARVWAELGRDTAELGALGSLPAAPLPARLDVSGLAVASVAAASLAAWARTAAADSIRLDGDRVAAAFQSERVARLDGVAPDVWSPLSGFRRARDGWVRTHGNYPHHAAALRRVLGLGSAEARPEVVDAAVAGRDADELAEAVTAAGGMCVVVAEEDPAADAHLREHPLVDLTRSTDAAPRPGPARGAPDRPLEGVRVLDLTRVIAGPVATRTLALLGAEVLRIDPPEPAELGWQHLEGGPGKRSALLDLGREADAARLRALLEGADVVVLGYRPAALGRLGLDPDDLTARYQGLVVAQLSAWGTEGAARERGGFDSLVQAQSGIALVEGGPDAPGALPAQALDHATGYLLAASVTTALEHRAVRGGSWIARMSLRRTAAELLGMPRGLATARRGLDDARRSALAMTLVGEAGSQRLAVPAIASPMGPVRWRAPARPWGADRAEWAS; encoded by the coding sequence ATGACGCGCGAGTCGGCGGCCGACGGGCTGCTCGCGCGCGTCTGGGCCGAACTCGGACGCGACACCGCGGAGCTCGGCGCGCTCGGGTCCCTTCCCGCAGCCCCGCTGCCGGCGCGGCTGGACGTGTCGGGTCTCGCCGTGGCATCCGTCGCCGCCGCGAGCCTCGCGGCCTGGGCGCGCACCGCGGCCGCCGACTCGATCCGCCTCGACGGCGACCGCGTCGCCGCGGCGTTCCAGAGCGAGCGCGTGGCGCGCCTGGACGGCGTCGCGCCCGACGTGTGGTCGCCGCTCTCGGGGTTCCGGCGCGCCCGCGACGGCTGGGTGCGCACGCACGGCAACTACCCGCATCACGCTGCGGCGCTGCGCCGCGTGCTCGGGCTCGGCAGCGCCGAGGCCCGGCCGGAGGTCGTCGATGCGGCCGTCGCGGGTCGGGATGCCGACGAGCTCGCCGAGGCCGTGACGGCGGCCGGTGGCATGTGCGTGGTCGTCGCCGAGGAGGACCCCGCCGCGGATGCGCACCTGCGGGAGCATCCGCTGGTCGACCTGACCCGATCGACGGATGCCGCGCCACGGCCGGGTCCTGCGCGCGGCGCGCCGGATCGGCCGCTCGAGGGGGTGCGCGTGCTCGACCTCACCCGGGTGATCGCCGGCCCGGTGGCGACCCGCACCCTCGCACTGCTCGGTGCCGAGGTGCTGCGGATCGATCCGCCCGAGCCGGCCGAGCTCGGCTGGCAGCACCTCGAGGGCGGCCCGGGCAAGCGCAGCGCCCTGCTCGACCTCGGGCGAGAAGCGGATGCCGCCCGGCTGCGGGCCCTGCTCGAGGGAGCCGACGTCGTCGTGCTCGGGTACCGGCCGGCGGCGCTCGGCCGGCTCGGCCTGGACCCGGACGACCTCACCGCCCGGTACCAGGGACTCGTGGTCGCGCAGCTGTCGGCGTGGGGCACCGAGGGTGCCGCACGGGAGCGGGGCGGCTTCGACAGCCTCGTGCAGGCGCAGTCGGGGATCGCGCTGGTCGAAGGAGGACCCGATGCGCCGGGAGCGCTGCCGGCGCAGGCGCTCGACCACGCGACCGGGTACCTGCTCGCGGCCTCGGTGACGACCGCACTCGAGCATCGTGCCGTCCGCGGCGGCTCCTGGATCGCGCGGATGTCGCTGCGGAGGACGGCCGCCGAACTGCTCGGCATGCCACGCGGGCTCGCGACGGCGCGCCGGGGACTCGACGATGCGCGGCGCAGCGCGCTCGCGATGACGCTCGTCGGAGAGGCCGGCAGTCAGCGCCTCGCCGTGCCCGCGATCGCGTCTCCCATGGGGCCGGTGCGGTGGCGAGCACCCGCCCGTCCCTGGGGCGCGGACCGGGCCGAATGGGCGTCGTGA
- a CDS encoding primosomal protein, with protein MSDSTHEPGERRNEQGGDRRDARRGDRPGHTEGTGRGGDRKSGGDRRDGGRPSGQRGSGERRDGDRSTGQRRDGNRESGPRRDGDRSAGQARAGGRSYGQRSDERQPYGQRRDGGRGERREGDRRDGDRSYGRDRGFDRQQGRPSSDRGQQGDRPYGDRRHGDRRQDDRRQGERPYRERTSGDRPGGERPYRPRRDDERGYGARDDRRGHGGRHTDGPAGPREPRQGGGRVAGRPAQRGFDRGRDRDRAPHERAPREAGHGAAELALRPRHDDPVVADRIQPRDLDRAARSELKTLSKENADWVARHLVAAAEALEDDPALAHRHALSASRRAGRVAVVRETLAITAYATGDFALALRELRTYRRLSGNDDQIALMVDSERGVGRSDRALELGRSVDRSAVPVQVQVALAIAMSGARLDLGQPELALTELEIAQLDPDRAFSYSPALFAAYAEVLEELGRADDAARWRSLTERAEAALEGARPDFIEVFSLEDDEEPVAVDAPAAPPTGSSEPGAEPDGEPTGAEPTEDEPTEDAPSEDSAGAPADSVDAVEESDPADAIEPEVAEILAETAHLDGDQAGAEPA; from the coding sequence GTGAGCGACTCCACGCACGAACCGGGCGAGCGCCGGAACGAACAGGGCGGTGACCGTCGAGACGCACGTCGCGGCGATCGTCCAGGGCACACGGAGGGCACCGGTCGCGGTGGCGACCGCAAGTCCGGAGGTGATCGTCGCGACGGCGGGCGGCCGTCCGGGCAGCGTGGCTCTGGTGAGCGTCGTGACGGAGACCGGTCCACCGGGCAGCGTCGCGACGGGAACCGGGAGTCCGGGCCGCGTCGTGACGGCGATCGGTCGGCCGGGCAGGCGCGCGCGGGCGGTCGGTCGTACGGGCAGCGTTCGGACGAACGCCAGCCGTACGGCCAGCGCCGCGACGGGGGGCGCGGGGAGCGTCGCGAGGGGGATCGTCGGGACGGCGACCGCTCGTACGGGCGCGATCGCGGCTTCGACCGACAGCAGGGCCGCCCCTCGAGCGACCGCGGGCAGCAGGGCGACCGTCCCTACGGCGACCGCAGGCATGGCGACCGGCGCCAGGACGATCGCAGGCAGGGCGAGCGTCCCTATCGCGAGCGCACCTCCGGCGACCGTCCGGGCGGGGAGCGCCCGTATCGGCCACGGAGGGACGACGAGCGCGGGTACGGTGCGCGCGACGACCGCCGGGGTCACGGCGGGCGCCACACCGACGGGCCCGCGGGCCCGCGCGAGCCGCGCCAGGGCGGCGGTCGCGTCGCAGGACGGCCCGCGCAGCGCGGGTTCGACCGTGGACGAGACCGGGACCGGGCACCGCACGAGCGCGCGCCCCGCGAGGCCGGGCACGGGGCCGCCGAACTCGCGCTCCGCCCGCGCCACGACGACCCGGTCGTCGCCGACCGGATCCAGCCACGAGACCTCGACCGCGCGGCGAGATCCGAGCTGAAGACGCTCTCGAAGGAGAACGCGGATTGGGTCGCACGTCACCTCGTCGCGGCAGCCGAGGCCCTCGAGGACGACCCGGCACTCGCGCACCGGCACGCGCTGTCGGCGTCGCGCCGCGCAGGTCGCGTCGCCGTCGTGCGCGAGACGCTCGCGATCACCGCGTACGCGACGGGTGACTTCGCCCTCGCCCTGCGCGAACTGCGCACGTACCGGCGCCTGTCCGGCAACGACGACCAGATCGCCCTCATGGTCGACAGCGAGCGCGGCGTCGGCAGGTCCGACCGGGCGCTCGAACTCGGACGTTCGGTGGACCGGTCCGCGGTGCCCGTGCAGGTCCAGGTCGCGCTCGCGATCGCGATGTCGGGTGCACGACTCGACCTCGGTCAGCCCGAACTCGCGCTGACCGAACTCGAGATCGCGCAGCTCGACCCCGACCGCGCGTTCTCCTACAGCCCGGCGCTGTTCGCCGCGTATGCGGAGGTGCTCGAGGAACTCGGACGCGCGGACGACGCGGCGCGGTGGCGGTCGCTCACCGAGCGCGCCGAGGCCGCGCTGGAAGGCGCCCGTCCGGACTTCATCGAGGTGTTCTCGCTCGAGGACGACGAGGAGCCCGTCGCGGTCGACGCGCCGGCCGCGCCCCCGACCGGGTCCTCCGAGCCGGGCGCCGAGCCTGATGGCGAACCGACCGGAGCCGAGCCGACCGAGGACGAGCCGACCGAGGATGCGCCGTCGGAGGATTCCGCCGGCGCACCGGCCGATTCCGTCGACGCGGTCGAGGAATCCGACCCGGCCGATGCCATCGAGCCCGAGGTCGCGGAGATCCTCGCCGAGACCGCCCACCTCGACGGCGACCAGGCCGGCGCCGAGCCGGCATGA
- a CDS encoding HAD-IIA family hydrolase, with translation MSPLFASRRNGATPLDGVDAVFADLDGVVYAGPHAIPHAVESLNRVAGSVPVAYLTNNASRSDEQVAAHLTALGLKPVARDVVTSPQAAMRLLAASARPGALVLVVGGDGIVTELERRGYRVTRSADDAPDAVVQGFHPDVGWRELAEAAFALNAHGGPGEPGGIPWIATNMDWTIPVERGVAPGNGTLVSAVHTAAGRFPEVAGKPEAPIFEEARERFGAANPLMVGDRLDTDIRGANRAGISSLLVLTGIDRAKQALAADAASRPDFIVTDLRGLHEPYPEVERRRGAVRVGRAEVRVDGRRVVVEREGEGIDLLRAACVAIWECGTAIHALDVPERLYR, from the coding sequence ATGAGTCCGTTGTTCGCGTCGCGCCGGAACGGCGCGACGCCGCTCGACGGGGTCGACGCCGTGTTCGCCGACCTCGACGGCGTGGTCTATGCGGGACCGCACGCGATCCCGCACGCCGTCGAGAGCCTGAACCGGGTCGCCGGATCGGTACCGGTCGCGTACCTCACGAACAACGCCTCGCGCAGCGACGAGCAGGTCGCCGCCCACCTCACCGCCCTCGGGCTGAAGCCGGTCGCACGCGACGTCGTGACCTCGCCGCAGGCGGCGATGCGGCTGCTCGCGGCATCCGCTCGGCCGGGGGCGCTCGTGCTCGTCGTCGGCGGCGACGGCATCGTCACCGAACTCGAACGCCGCGGATACCGGGTGACCCGGTCGGCCGACGACGCGCCGGACGCGGTCGTGCAGGGATTCCATCCGGACGTCGGATGGCGGGAACTGGCCGAGGCCGCGTTCGCGCTCAACGCGCACGGCGGGCCGGGCGAGCCCGGCGGCATCCCGTGGATCGCGACGAACATGGACTGGACCATCCCCGTCGAACGCGGCGTCGCGCCCGGCAACGGCACGCTGGTCTCCGCGGTGCACACGGCCGCGGGTCGCTTCCCGGAGGTGGCGGGCAAGCCCGAGGCGCCGATCTTCGAGGAGGCGCGCGAGCGATTCGGCGCCGCGAACCCGCTCATGGTCGGCGACCGGCTCGACACCGACATCCGCGGGGCGAATCGCGCCGGGATCTCGTCGCTGCTGGTGCTGACCGGGATCGATCGCGCCAAGCAGGCGCTGGCAGCGGATGCCGCGAGCCGGCCGGACTTCATCGTGACCGACCTCCGCGGGCTGCACGAGCCGTACCCCGAGGTCGAACGGCGCCGCGGCGCCGTTCGCGTCGGGCGTGCCGAGGTCCGGGTCGACGGCCGTCGCGTCGTCGTGGAACGCGAGGGCGAGGGGATCGACCTGCTCCGTGCCGCGTGCGTCGCGATCTGGGAGTGCGGCACCGCGATCCACGCCCTCGACGTGCCCGAGCGGCTGTACCGCTGA